In Comamonas sp. lk, the following proteins share a genomic window:
- the purN gene encoding phosphoribosylglycinamide formyltransferase, translated as MKNIVILISGGGSNMAAIVRASQQQDWAKRHNARVAAVISNKADAKGLVFASDNGIATEVLDHKQFDSREAFDAQLAQVIDRHAPDLVVLAGFMRILTPGFVSHYAGRMVNIHPSLLPAFTGLHTHQRAIDAGCKFAGVTVHHVTAELDVGPILDQAVVPVLPGDTAEALAARVLVQEHIIYPRAVLNLIKD; from the coding sequence CATGGCCGCCATTGTGCGTGCATCCCAGCAGCAAGACTGGGCCAAGCGCCACAACGCCCGTGTGGCTGCCGTGATCAGCAACAAGGCCGACGCCAAGGGGCTGGTGTTTGCAAGCGATAACGGCATTGCCACCGAGGTTCTGGATCACAAGCAGTTTGACAGCCGCGAGGCTTTCGATGCCCAGCTGGCCCAGGTGATTGACCGCCATGCGCCCGATCTGGTGGTGCTGGCCGGCTTCATGCGCATTCTCACGCCGGGCTTTGTCTCGCACTATGCGGGGCGCATGGTCAACATCCACCCCTCGCTGCTGCCGGCCTTCACCGGCCTGCACACCCACCAGCGCGCCATTGATGCGGGTTGCAAGTTTGCCGGCGTGACCGTGCACCATGTGACGGCCGAGCTGGATGTGGGGCCGATTCTCGATCAGGCAGTGGTGCCGGTGCTGCCCGGCGACACGGCCGAGGCGCTGGCGGCCCGCGTGCTGGTGCAAGAGCACATCATCTACCCGCGTGCCGTACTCAATCTGATTAAAGATTGA
- a CDS encoding DUF1653 domain-containing protein, whose translation MSDHHLPPLITPAPGLYEHYKGMRYQVLDTVRHSETLEPMTLYRALYGEHGLWVRPAAMFNETVVIDGVERPRFRRLPEDQQKPA comes from the coding sequence ATGTCCGATCATCACCTGCCCCCGCTCATCACCCCCGCACCCGGCCTCTACGAACACTACAAAGGCATGCGCTATCAGGTACTGGACACCGTGCGCCACAGCGAGACGCTGGAGCCCATGACGCTGTACCGCGCCCTGTATGGCGAGCACGGCCTGTGGGTGCGGCCCGCCGCCATGTTCAACGAGACCGTGGTGATTGACGGCGTGGAGCGGCCGCGCTTTCGCCGTCTGCCGGAGGATCAGCAAAAACCGGCTTGA
- a CDS encoding RsmB/NOP family class I SAM-dependent RNA methyltransferase, protein MHPKQLLDACSELVKRALTFEHPADSVVSYFFRENRYLGPRERATLAETTYTVLRKKLLFEALAHSGSGARERRLAILGFAAVLREQAKKEGKVKNKDGQDSETFIQAALTPQELKWLAACDGIKQDELMESHRHNLPEWLVEPLKAQLGEEFWALAASMEKAAPLDLRVNALNDKRSDVRKELEKAGIKAVPTPYSPIGLRIDGKPALAKVDAFNRGAIEVQDEGSQLLALMLDAKRGEMVVDFCAGAGGKTLAIGASMRNTGRLYAFDVSGHRLDALKPRLARSGLSNVHPAAIAHERDERVKRLAGKIDRVLVDAPCSGLGTLRRNPDLKWRQSPKAVEELTQKQAAILASAARLVKAGGRLVYATCSILPQENEAIAEAFAAAHPDFVPLSAGELLEQLKIENGDSLCSGGDDGRQYLRLWPHSHETDGFFAAVWVKKA, encoded by the coding sequence ATGCATCCCAAACAGCTTCTCGACGCTTGCTCTGAACTCGTCAAGCGCGCCCTGACATTTGAACACCCGGCCGATTCCGTGGTGTCTTATTTTTTCCGCGAAAACCGCTACCTCGGTCCGCGCGAACGCGCCACCCTGGCCGAAACCACTTACACCGTGCTGCGCAAGAAGCTGTTGTTCGAAGCGCTGGCGCATTCGGGCAGCGGCGCGCGTGAGCGCCGTCTGGCCATTCTGGGCTTTGCCGCCGTCCTGCGCGAACAGGCCAAGAAGGAAGGCAAAGTCAAGAACAAGGACGGACAGGATAGCGAGACCTTCATCCAGGCCGCTCTCACGCCTCAGGAACTCAAGTGGCTGGCTGCCTGCGACGGCATCAAGCAAGACGAGTTGATGGAATCCCACCGCCACAACCTGCCCGAGTGGCTGGTCGAGCCTTTGAAGGCTCAGCTGGGCGAGGAATTCTGGGCGCTGGCTGCCAGCATGGAAAAGGCCGCTCCCCTGGATTTGCGCGTCAACGCGCTCAACGACAAGCGCTCCGACGTGCGCAAGGAACTGGAAAAAGCCGGCATCAAGGCCGTGCCCACGCCGTACTCTCCCATCGGTCTGCGTATTGACGGCAAGCCTGCGCTGGCCAAGGTCGATGCCTTCAACCGTGGCGCCATCGAGGTGCAGGATGAAGGCTCGCAATTGCTGGCCCTGATGCTGGACGCCAAGCGCGGCGAGATGGTGGTGGACTTTTGCGCCGGTGCCGGCGGCAAGACCCTGGCCATCGGCGCTTCCATGCGCAACACCGGCCGTCTGTACGCCTTTGATGTCTCGGGCCACCGCCTCGACGCCTTGAAGCCCCGTCTGGCGCGCTCGGGCCTGTCGAATGTGCACCCCGCCGCCATTGCCCACGAGCGCGATGAGCGCGTCAAGCGCCTGGCCGGCAAGATCGACCGCGTGCTGGTCGATGCGCCTTGTTCGGGCCTGGGCACGCTGCGCCGCAACCCCGACCTCAAGTGGCGTCAAAGCCCCAAGGCCGTGGAAGAGCTGACGCAAAAGCAGGCCGCCATCCTGGCCAGCGCTGCGCGCCTGGTCAAGGCCGGCGGTCGTTTGGTCTATGCCACCTGCTCCATCCTGCCGCAGGAAAACGAAGCCATTGCCGAAGCCTTTGCGGCCGCGCATCCCGACTTTGTGCCCCTGAGCGCAGGCGAGCTGCTGGAGCAGCTCAAGATCGAGAACGGCGATTCGCTGTGCAGCGGCGGTGACGACGGCAGGCAGTATCTGCGTCTGTGGCCTCACAGTCACGAGACCGACGGCTTTTTCGCCGCTGTCTGGGTGAAGAAGGCCTAA
- a CDS encoding fatty acid desaturase: MSLDLGWVWNAVVDWLAHGLWQLSWWQLLLYTLATTHITIAAVTIFLHRCQAHRSLDLGPIPSHFFRFWLWLGTGMVTKEWVAIHRKHHAKCETEDDPHSPQTRGLGKVMREGAELYRSEAQNAETLKKFGHGTPDDWMERHVYRHSVLGPSLMLIINVLLFGAIGLSIWAVQMVWIPFWAAGVVNGVGHFWGYRNYEAVDASTNLVPWGIIIGGEELHNNHHTFPTSAKFSVKRYEFDIGWLYISAMQAIGWAKVKKTPPRLRTGAVKPVADEMTLEAIIANRYEVMARYARGVRFAVQQELDGLKQRKADMSALKSAQRWLHRDAEKVPANAMGQLAQARAAHPVIDQMLVMREELRQLWLNTTLTREQLTSQLQAWCQRAEASGIAALKDFSVKLRAAHA, encoded by the coding sequence ATGTCGCTGGATCTCGGCTGGGTTTGGAATGCGGTAGTGGATTGGCTGGCCCATGGGCTGTGGCAGCTGTCATGGTGGCAGCTCTTGCTCTATACCCTGGCCACCACCCACATCACCATTGCGGCGGTGACCATTTTCCTGCACCGCTGCCAGGCCCATCGTTCGCTGGATCTGGGGCCTATCCCTTCGCATTTTTTCCGCTTCTGGCTGTGGCTGGGCACGGGCATGGTCACCAAGGAATGGGTGGCGATTCACCGCAAACACCATGCCAAGTGCGAGACCGAGGACGACCCGCACAGCCCGCAGACGCGTGGGCTGGGCAAGGTGATGCGCGAAGGTGCGGAGCTGTATCGCTCGGAAGCGCAGAACGCGGAAACACTCAAGAAATTCGGCCACGGTACGCCCGATGACTGGATGGAGCGCCATGTCTACCGTCACTCGGTGCTGGGACCCTCTCTCATGCTCATCATCAATGTGCTGCTGTTCGGCGCCATTGGCCTGAGCATCTGGGCCGTGCAAATGGTCTGGATTCCCTTCTGGGCGGCCGGCGTGGTCAACGGCGTAGGCCATTTCTGGGGCTATCGCAATTACGAGGCCGTCGATGCCTCCACCAATCTCGTGCCCTGGGGCATCATCATTGGTGGCGAAGAGCTGCACAACAACCACCATACCTTCCCGACCTCGGCCAAATTCTCGGTCAAGCGCTATGAGTTTGATATTGGCTGGCTCTATATCAGCGCTATGCAAGCCATAGGCTGGGCCAAGGTCAAGAAGACTCCGCCGCGTCTGCGCACCGGTGCCGTCAAACCGGTGGCCGATGAAATGACGCTGGAGGCCATCATTGCCAACCGTTACGAGGTCATGGCCCGCTATGCGCGCGGCGTGCGCTTTGCGGTGCAGCAGGAGCTCGATGGACTCAAGCAGCGCAAGGCCGACATGTCTGCACTGAAGAGTGCGCAGCGCTGGTTGCACCGCGATGCTGAAAAAGTGCCGGCCAATGCCATGGGCCAGTTGGCCCAGGCCCGTGCCGCCCATCCGGTGATCGATCAGATGCTGGTCATGCGCGAAGAGCTGCGCCAGCTGTGGCTCAACACCACGCTTACGCGCGAACAGCTGACCAGCCAGTTGCAGGCCTGGTGCCAGCGGGCCGAGGCCAGCGGTATTGCCGCGCTCAAGGATTTCTCGGTCAAGCTGCGCGCTGCTCACGCTTGA
- a CDS encoding PLP-dependent aminotransferase family protein, translating into MLNPVALARTDEAALPLYQRLAGDYFAAMELGTLKAGERMPSVRELMARHQVSLSTALQMLRFLEGQGHLEARPRVGYFVRELQTGLALTSEPDLSQPVQPNPHAHFVGINEHISLLLERGRQAPAHIDIGGCTPPAELFDHQHLNKTVTRLLREQPMLLAQGRSLLANQGNHPDFQQAMARRALACGIRVAPADVLATTGNSEAVSLALAAVAVPGDMVAVESPTYYGLLQVVESLKLQTLEIPCSPRTGLSIEALELAFQTQPRLKAVVVVPELQMPLGTRMPDEHKARLVALCAQYGAALIEDDSYGLFVEDKQPVRPLKAWDSVSGHVIYCQAFNKSMAPGLRQGWMNGGQWHGRVQMLKFAQSRNTQTLGQLVVAEVLGSPTHLRNLQRLKAQLKSQREAMARLVARYFPLGTRLSLPGGGLCLWLEFPETMSTASLFTEALAHGIRIAPGSMFSNSGRYEHCMRLACTHPVNAAMEKAIQQLGAMACRQLGQPVRE; encoded by the coding sequence ATGCTCAATCCTGTTGCCCTTGCCCGCACCGATGAAGCCGCTCTGCCTCTGTACCAGCGGCTGGCAGGCGACTATTTCGCCGCCATGGAGCTGGGTACGCTCAAGGCGGGCGAGCGCATGCCTTCGGTGCGGGAACTGATGGCCCGTCATCAGGTCAGTCTTTCCACCGCGCTGCAAATGCTGAGATTTCTGGAGGGCCAGGGCCATCTGGAGGCCAGGCCTCGCGTGGGCTATTTTGTGCGCGAGCTGCAAACCGGCCTGGCGCTGACCAGCGAGCCCGATCTGAGTCAGCCGGTTCAGCCCAATCCGCATGCGCATTTCGTGGGGATCAACGAGCATATTTCGCTGCTGCTGGAGCGCGGTCGCCAGGCGCCGGCGCATATAGACATAGGCGGCTGCACGCCGCCGGCCGAGCTGTTTGACCATCAGCATCTGAACAAGACCGTCACCCGCTTGCTGCGCGAGCAACCCATGTTGCTGGCCCAGGGGCGTTCGCTGCTGGCCAATCAGGGCAATCACCCGGATTTTCAGCAGGCCATGGCGCGGCGAGCGCTGGCTTGCGGCATACGGGTGGCGCCTGCCGATGTGCTGGCCACCACGGGCAATTCAGAAGCGGTGTCGCTGGCGCTGGCTGCCGTGGCCGTGCCAGGCGATATGGTGGCCGTGGAGTCGCCCACCTACTACGGCTTGCTGCAGGTGGTGGAGTCGCTGAAGCTGCAGACGCTGGAGATTCCCTGCAGCCCGCGCACAGGCTTGTCTATCGAGGCGCTGGAGTTGGCTTTTCAGACCCAGCCGCGCCTCAAGGCCGTGGTCGTGGTGCCTGAGCTGCAGATGCCGCTGGGCACCCGCATGCCGGACGAGCACAAGGCCAGGCTGGTGGCGCTGTGTGCCCAGTATGGCGCGGCCCTGATTGAGGATGATTCCTACGGCCTGTTTGTGGAGGACAAGCAGCCGGTGCGACCGCTCAAGGCCTGGGACAGCGTCTCCGGCCATGTGATCTATTGCCAAGCCTTCAACAAAAGCATGGCGCCGGGCTTGCGTCAGGGCTGGATGAATGGCGGGCAGTGGCATGGTCGGGTGCAAATGCTCAAATTTGCCCAGAGCCGCAACACCCAGACACTGGGGCAGCTGGTGGTGGCCGAGGTGCTGGGTTCGCCCACGCATTTGCGCAATTTGCAGCGGCTCAAGGCGCAGCTCAAAAGCCAGCGCGAAGCCATGGCACGCCTGGTGGCGCGCTATTTTCCGCTGGGTACGCGGCTCAGCCTGCCCGGCGGCGGGCTGTGCCTGTGGCTGGAGTTTCCTGAAACCATGTCTACCGCCAGTCTGTTTACCGAGGCGCTAGCCCATGGCATACGCATTGCGCCGGGCAGCATGTTCTCCAACTCGGGCCGCTACGAGCACTGCATGCGGCTGGCCTGTACCCATCCGGTCAATGCGGCGATGGAAAAGGCAATCCAGCAACTGGGGGCCATGGCTTGCCGCCAGCTGGGCCAGCCGGTGCGGGAATGA
- the rpmG gene encoding 50S ribosomal protein L33 — protein sequence MASKGGREKIKLASTAGTGHFYTTTKNKKTMPEKMSIMKFDPKARKHVEYKETKLK from the coding sequence ATGGCTTCTAAAGGCGGACGCGAAAAGATCAAGCTGGCTTCTACTGCTGGCACCGGTCACTTCTACACCACAACCAAGAACAAGAAGACGATGCCTGAAAAGATGTCGATCATGAAGTTCGACCCCAAGGCTCGCAAGCACGTCGAGTACAAGGAAACCAAGCTGAAGTAA
- the rpmB gene encoding 50S ribosomal protein L28, whose amino-acid sequence MARVCEVTGKKPMVGNNVSHANNKTKRRFLPNLQYRRFWVETENRWVRLRVSSAALRLIDKNGIDSVLADMRARGQA is encoded by the coding sequence ATGGCACGCGTATGTGAAGTTACGGGCAAAAAGCCCATGGTGGGCAACAATGTTTCCCACGCCAACAACAAGACCAAGCGTCGTTTTCTCCCTAACCTGCAATACCGTCGTTTCTGGGTGGAAACCGAGAACCGTTGGGTGCGTCTGCGCGTTTCCAGCGCTGCTCTGCGCCTGATCGACAAGAACGGTATCGACTCCGTGCTCGCAGACATGCGCGCTCGTGGCCAAGCTTAA
- the trxB gene encoding thioredoxin-disulfide reductase, with product MSSTQHAQVLILGSGPAGYTAAVYAARANLKPLLITGMAQGGQLMTTTEVDNWPSDVNGVQGPELMQRFQEHAERFNTQIIFDHISKVDFSQRPFTLTGDNGTYTCDSLIIATGASAKYLGLPSEEAFMGRGVSACATCDGFFYREQPVCVIGGGNTAVEEALYLSNIASKVTLVHRRDKFKAEPILVDKLMAKVKEGKIELKTHFTLDEVLGDQSGVTGIRIKSTQDGHTEDLKLQGAFIAIGHHPNTDIFQGQLELENGYIVTQGGLKGFATQTSVPGVFAAGDCQDHVYRQAITSAGTGCMAALDAQRFLEQQG from the coding sequence ATGTCCTCTACACAACACGCACAAGTTCTCATTCTCGGCTCCGGCCCTGCTGGCTACACCGCCGCCGTGTATGCCGCCCGCGCCAACCTCAAACCTCTTTTGATCACCGGCATGGCCCAGGGCGGCCAGCTGATGACCACCACCGAAGTGGACAACTGGCCTTCCGACGTGAACGGCGTGCAAGGCCCCGAGCTGATGCAGCGTTTTCAGGAGCATGCCGAGCGCTTCAACACCCAGATCATCTTTGATCACATCAGCAAGGTGGACTTCAGCCAGCGCCCCTTCACTTTGACCGGCGACAACGGCACGTATACCTGCGACTCGCTGATCATTGCCACCGGCGCCTCCGCCAAGTACCTGGGCCTGCCCTCCGAAGAAGCTTTCATGGGCCGCGGCGTCTCCGCCTGCGCCACCTGCGACGGTTTCTTCTACCGCGAGCAGCCCGTGTGCGTGATCGGTGGCGGCAACACCGCCGTGGAAGAAGCGCTGTACCTGTCCAACATCGCCAGCAAGGTCACCCTGGTGCACCGCCGCGACAAGTTCAAGGCCGAGCCCATCCTGGTGGACAAGCTGATGGCCAAGGTCAAGGAAGGCAAGATCGAGCTCAAGACCCACTTCACCCTGGATGAAGTGCTGGGCGACCAGAGCGGCGTGACCGGCATCCGCATCAAGAGCACCCAGGACGGCCATACCGAAGACCTGAAGCTGCAAGGCGCTTTCATCGCCATCGGCCACCACCCCAATACCGACATCTTCCAGGGCCAGCTGGAGCTGGAAAATGGCTACATCGTCACCCAGGGCGGCCTGAAGGGTTTCGCCACCCAGACCAGCGTGCCCGGCGTGTTTGCCGCCGGCGACTGCCAGGACCACGTGTATCGCCAGGCCATTACCAGCGCCGGCACGGGCTGCATGGCGGCCCTGGACGCCCAGCGTTTCCTGGAACAGCAAGGCTGA
- a CDS encoding DNA translocase FtsK encodes MTYSLNALNASSSSKNKSRSAAPRYGVIRFSQEVLLLIGLLALVFWLVSMLTYSPLDPAWSTSGGGQMAFVRNWMGRVGAWLADACYFGFGLSVWWLVLAGVQAWMTSLLRWMRGGVGKDGAPLPLVPIWRRRFLFWGGLAVLMSASCALEWTRLYRFESHLPGPAGGVFGYMVGFHSLQWLGSTGSGLIGICLFVLGLAMVFGFSWGNLAESLGARLDGMVQFGRERREIAKDAAVGRKSAREREEIIQERSESAEISPPAPVQIIEPVLNEATQPSARVVKERQKPLFTDHPDSKLPQVELLDAAPQRQESVSPETLEMTSRLIEKRLKDFGVDVRVVAAMPGPVITRYEIEPATGVKGSQIVNLAKDLARSLSLVSIRVIETIPGKNFMALELPNAKRQSIRLSEVLGSQVYHDAKSMLTMGLGKDIVGNPVVADLGKMPHCLVAGTTGSGKSVGINAMILSLLYKAEARDVRLLMIDPKMLEMSVYEGIPHLLCPVVTDMKQAANGLNWCVAEMERRYKLMSKLGVRNLAGYNTKIDEAKAREESISNPFSLTPEEPEPLQRLPHIVIVIDELADLMMVVGKKIEELIARLAQKARAAGIHLILATQRPSVDVITGLIKANIPTRIAFQVSSKIDSRTVLDQMGAESLLGMGDMLYMASGTGLPIRVHGAFVSDEEVHRVVSYLKEQGEADYIDGVLEGGSADGEGEEGGEGGGDGEKDPMYDQAVEIVLKDRKASISYVQRKLRIGYNRSANLLEQMEKAGLVSSLTSGGQREVLVAARVE; translated from the coding sequence ATGACTTATTCATTGAACGCTTTGAACGCGTCTTCTTCTAGCAAGAACAAATCCCGCTCGGCTGCTCCGCGCTATGGTGTGATCCGTTTCAGCCAGGAAGTGTTGCTGCTCATAGGTCTGCTGGCCCTGGTCTTCTGGCTGGTGTCCATGTTGACCTATTCGCCGCTGGACCCTGCTTGGTCCACCTCCGGCGGCGGGCAGATGGCCTTTGTGCGCAACTGGATGGGGCGCGTAGGTGCCTGGCTGGCCGATGCCTGCTATTTCGGTTTTGGCCTGTCCGTCTGGTGGCTGGTACTGGCCGGCGTGCAGGCCTGGATGACCTCGTTGCTGCGCTGGATGCGCGGTGGCGTGGGCAAGGATGGCGCACCGCTGCCGCTGGTGCCGATCTGGCGCCGCCGTTTTCTGTTCTGGGGTGGCCTGGCCGTGCTGATGTCTGCCAGCTGCGCGCTGGAGTGGACGCGGCTTTACCGTTTTGAAAGCCATCTGCCGGGACCGGCCGGTGGCGTGTTTGGCTATATGGTGGGTTTTCACAGCCTGCAATGGCTGGGCTCCACAGGCTCGGGCCTGATCGGCATCTGCCTCTTCGTGCTGGGGCTGGCCATGGTGTTCGGCTTTTCCTGGGGTAATCTGGCCGAGAGCCTGGGCGCGCGCCTGGACGGCATGGTGCAGTTCGGCCGCGAGCGCCGCGAAATCGCCAAGGATGCCGCCGTGGGCCGCAAGTCCGCGCGCGAGCGTGAAGAAATCATTCAGGAGCGCAGCGAAAGCGCCGAGATCAGCCCGCCTGCCCCGGTTCAGATCATCGAGCCCGTGCTGAACGAGGCCACCCAGCCCAGCGCCCGTGTGGTCAAGGAGCGCCAAAAGCCCTTGTTCACCGATCACCCCGACAGCAAGCTGCCCCAGGTGGAGCTGCTTGATGCGGCGCCGCAGCGCCAGGAATCGGTGTCTCCCGAAACTCTGGAGATGACCAGTCGCTTGATCGAAAAGCGTCTGAAGGACTTTGGCGTGGATGTGCGCGTGGTTGCCGCCATGCCAGGCCCCGTGATCACGCGCTACGAGATCGAGCCCGCCACGGGCGTCAAGGGTTCGCAGATTGTCAATCTGGCCAAGGATCTGGCCCGCTCGCTGTCCTTGGTGTCGATTCGCGTGATCGAGACCATTCCCGGCAAGAATTTCATGGCTCTGGAGCTGCCCAATGCCAAGCGCCAGTCGATCCGGCTGTCCGAGGTGCTGGGCTCGCAGGTCTATCACGATGCCAAGAGCATGCTGACCATGGGTCTGGGCAAGGACATCGTGGGCAACCCCGTGGTGGCCGATCTTGGCAAGATGCCGCACTGCCTGGTGGCGGGTACCACCGGCTCGGGCAAATCTGTGGGTATCAACGCCATGATTCTGTCTCTGCTCTACAAGGCAGAGGCCCGCGATGTGCGCTTGCTGATGATCGACCCCAAGATGCTGGAAATGTCGGTCTACGAAGGCATTCCCCATTTGCTGTGCCCCGTGGTCACCGATATGAAGCAGGCCGCCAACGGCCTGAACTGGTGCGTGGCCGAGATGGAGCGCCGCTACAAGCTGATGAGCAAGCTGGGCGTGCGCAATCTGGCCGGCTACAACACCAAGATCGACGAGGCCAAGGCGCGCGAGGAATCGATTTCCAACCCCTTCAGCCTGACGCCCGAAGAACCCGAGCCGCTGCAGCGCTTGCCGCATATCGTGATCGTGATCGATGAGCTGGCCGACCTGATGATGGTGGTGGGCAAGAAGATCGAAGAGCTGATTGCCCGTCTGGCGCAAAAGGCCCGTGCGGCCGGCATTCACCTGATCCTGGCCACCCAGCGCCCCAGCGTGGACGTGATCACCGGCCTGATCAAGGCCAATATTCCGACCCGGATTGCCTTCCAGGTTTCCAGCAAGATCGACAGCCGTACCGTGCTTGATCAGATGGGGGCCGAGTCCCTGCTGGGCATGGGCGACATGCTCTATATGGCCAGCGGCACCGGCCTGCCGATTCGCGTGCATGGCGCTTTTGTGTCCGACGAGGAAGTGCACCGCGTGGTCAGCTATCTCAAGGAGCAGGGCGAAGCCGATTACATCGACGGCGTGCTGGAAGGCGGCTCGGCCGATGGCGAAGGCGAAGAGGGTGGTGAAGGCGGCGGCGACGGGGAAAAAGATCCCATGTACGACCAGGCCGTCGAAATCGTGCTGAAAGACCGCAAAGCCAGCATTTCCTATGTCCAGCGCAAGCTGCGCATAGGCTACAACCGTTCGGCCAATTTGCTGGAGCAGATGGAAAAAGCCGGCTTGGTCAGCTCGCTGACCTCGGGCGGCCAGCGCGAAGTGCTGGTGGCGGCCCGGGTGGAGTGA
- the lolA gene encoding outer membrane lipoprotein chaperone LolA produces MKRFLTAVLIAASASGAWADGLKSLESFMKNAHAGKAEFTQSVTSPPKAGQEARTKVSSGTFEFQRPGKFKFNYTKPFEQLIVADGKTLWLYDADLNQVTQRAQAQVLASTPAAILTSATDLKALQADFGLSAQPVSEGLEWVLASPKLKGGQLKSVRVGFTPEGQLAALDIEDSFGQRSLMQFKGLQTLAALPASTFQFSVPKGADVLKQ; encoded by the coding sequence ATGAAACGTTTTTTGACTGCAGTTTTGATAGCTGCTAGCGCAAGTGGTGCCTGGGCTGATGGCTTGAAAAGCCTTGAATCCTTTATGAAGAACGCCCATGCGGGCAAGGCGGAGTTCACCCAGTCCGTGACCTCGCCTCCCAAGGCCGGACAGGAGGCGCGTACCAAGGTCTCCAGCGGCACTTTCGAATTTCAGCGCCCCGGCAAGTTCAAGTTCAACTACACCAAGCCTTTCGAGCAGCTCATCGTGGCGGACGGCAAGACGCTGTGGCTGTATGACGCGGACCTGAACCAGGTCACCCAGCGGGCTCAGGCCCAGGTGCTGGCCAGCACCCCGGCAGCGATCCTGACCTCGGCCACGGATCTCAAGGCCTTGCAGGCCGATTTTGGTCTGAGTGCCCAGCCCGTCAGCGAAGGTCTGGAATGGGTGCTGGCTTCGCCCAAGCTCAAGGGCGGCCAGCTCAAAAGCGTGCGCGTGGGCTTTACACCCGAAGGCCAGCTGGCGGCGCTGGATATCGAAGACAGCTTCGGTCAGCGCTCGCTGATGCAGTTCAAGGGCTTGCAGACCCTGGCTGCGCTGCCAGCATCGACCTTCCAGTTCAGCGTGCCCAAGGGCGCGGACGTACTCAAACAGTAA
- the brnQ gene encoding branched-chain amino acid transport system II carrier protein, which produces MTKLKTQDLIALGFMTFALFLGAGNIIFPPSVGLAAGENLWGAAAGFLLTGVGLPLITVVAMARVGGGIKTITSPIGVVAGTILGIAVYLTIGPFFATPRTATVSFELGVAPFIGNSSTALMLYSVLYFGLTMVLSLYPGKLMDNIGKIITPVLILALVVLGGAAFMLPAGTFSTAAPDYLPQNMAFGQGFLQGYQTMDALAALVFGIVIINAIKDSGISDTRLHTRYAIIAGVMAATGLGLVYVSLIYLGATSSPLVGNASSGVQILTAYVQHTFGVWGMALLAIVILLACLTTGVGLISACATYFSQLTGKSYRSMVIAIGLFSLVVSNQGLEQLIAVAVPVLVAIYPVAIALVALSLLHSLWKHPGRVYAPVMTMALALGISDSAKSLLGADAMPSWLADLPGAAMGLGWTTPVLAVLVVAAIADRILPPVALKPAQA; this is translated from the coding sequence ATGACAAAACTCAAGACACAGGACTTGATTGCCCTGGGCTTCATGACCTTTGCCCTTTTCCTGGGCGCAGGCAACATCATCTTTCCCCCTAGCGTCGGCCTGGCCGCCGGAGAAAATCTCTGGGGCGCAGCCGCAGGCTTTTTGCTCACCGGCGTGGGCCTGCCCCTGATCACCGTGGTGGCCATGGCCCGCGTAGGCGGCGGCATCAAAACCATCACCTCACCGATTGGCGTGGTGGCGGGCACGATTTTGGGCATTGCCGTCTACCTGACGATAGGCCCGTTCTTCGCCACGCCGCGCACGGCCACCGTGTCGTTCGAGCTGGGAGTGGCCCCGTTCATCGGCAATTCGTCCACCGCACTGATGCTGTATTCGGTGCTGTACTTCGGCCTGACCATGGTGCTGTCGCTCTACCCCGGCAAACTGATGGACAACATCGGCAAGATCATCACACCGGTGCTGATCCTGGCGCTGGTCGTACTCGGCGGTGCCGCCTTCATGCTGCCTGCCGGTACCTTCTCCACGGCTGCGCCTGACTATCTGCCGCAGAACATGGCTTTCGGCCAGGGCTTTCTGCAGGGCTACCAGACCATGGATGCGCTGGCGGCATTGGTGTTCGGCATCGTCATCATCAACGCCATCAAGGACAGCGGCATCAGCGACACCCGTCTGCACACGCGCTACGCCATCATTGCCGGCGTCATGGCCGCCACGGGCCTGGGCCTGGTCTATGTCTCGCTGATCTATCTGGGCGCCACCAGCAGCCCGCTGGTCGGCAATGCCTCGAGCGGCGTGCAGATTCTCACGGCCTATGTGCAACACACGTTTGGCGTCTGGGGCATGGCACTGCTGGCCATCGTCATCTTGCTGGCCTGCCTGACCACCGGCGTGGGCCTGATCAGCGCCTGCGCCACCTATTTCAGCCAGCTCACCGGCAAGTCCTATCGCAGCATGGTGATCGCCATCGGCCTGTTCAGCCTGGTGGTCTCCAATCAAGGGCTGGAGCAGCTGATTGCCGTGGCCGTGCCCGTGCTGGTGGCCATCTACCCGGTGGCCATCGCCCTGGTGGCGCTCAGCCTCCTGCATTCGCTGTGGAAGCATCCCGGCCGCGTCTATGCGCCCGTGATGACGATGGCGCTGGCGCTGGGCATCAGCGACTCAGCCAAGTCCTTGCTAGGTGCCGATGCCATGCCTTCATGGCTGGCCGATCTGCCCGGTGCCGCCATGGGCCTGGGCTGGACGACTCCGGTGCTGGCCGTGCTCGTCGTGGCGGCCATTGCCGATCGCATACTGCCGCCAGTGGCCCTCAAACCGGCTCAAGCCTGA